Genomic DNA from Phaeobacter porticola:
CGGGGGAGGGCAGGTCGATCTGTGTCATATATTGACCCTTAATCGCGACATAATGCCATGACAAGCACCGCGCCTGCTGCCCTTGACAATTTGCCGCCAAGGCTAGACCTCAGATGCAACAATGAAATGAGGGTGATTATGGCCGAACAGAAAAAGCTGCTACGCGCATTGGCAGGTGAGACACAGGACGTTCCGCCCATTTGGATGATGCGACAAGCGGGCCGCTATCTGCCAGAGTACCGGGCCACGCGGGCCGAGGCCGGCGACTTTCTGTCGCTGTGCTACAACCCGGAATTGGCGACGGAGGTCACTCTACAGCCGATCCGTCGCTATGGGTTCGATGCGGCGATTCTGTTTGCGGATATTCTTCTGATACCGCAGGCATTGGGCGCGGATCTATGGTTTGTGACTGGCGAGGGCCCGCGCCTTTCGACTATCACCACCGAGGCTGATTTTGCCAAACTAGGTCCGGTCAGTGACATCCACGAGACGCTGAGCCCAATTTATGAAACCGTGCGTCTGTTGTCCTCGGCCCTGCCGTCGGAAACCACGCTGATCGGCTTTGCTGGCGCGCCTTGGACAGTCGCGACCTATATGATTGCCGGGCGCGGCACCCCAGATCAGGGGCCTGCGCATCTGCTGCGTCAGGAGAATAACCCGCTGTTTGAGACCTTGTTGGCCCGCATCACAGAGGCGACGATTGAGTATCTGTCAATGCAGATCCAAGCAGGTGCAGAAGTGGTCAAGATCTTTGACAGCTGGGCTGGCTCGCTGTCAGGGGATGCGTTCGAGAAATACGCGCTTGAGCCTTGCCGTCAGATCACGTCTGAGCTGAAACAGCGCCATCCGGAGGTGCCGGTGATCGGTTTCCCGCGTGAAGCTGGCGGCAAATACGTGGGCTTTGCCAAGGCTACGGGGGTTGACTGCGTCGCGCTCGACAACTCGGTGGATCCTGAATGGGCCGCAGCCCATGTACAGGTCGATGGCTGCGTGCAGGGCAATCTTGCCTCGCGCCACATGGTCACCGGTGGACAGGAGCTTGTCGATGACACGCGTCGTATCGTCTCCGCGTTTGGTAAAGGACCGCATATCTTCAATCTTGGTCACGGCATTACCCCGGACGCGAGCCCGGACAATGTGCAGCTGATGATTGATACTGTACGCGGCGGATAAGCCACTGCCACCTTGCGCGCCGGTGCCAACTACGGCATCAGCGCGTATTCCGATCAGGCCGAAAGGGCATTTCGATGGACTACAAGAAAACGGGCGCTGCCAAAAAGGGCAAAAACCGCCCACGTCACCAAGAGCATAACGCGAAGGGCAGCACGAAAAACCCATATGGCGCGCGCGAAACCAAAGCCGAGCTACTGGCCCGGATGAAGGCGGCTGCCGAAGGGGCCAAGAAAGACAGCTGATCTTAGCGCTGTTTCTGGTTCAGTTCGTCCAGAATTTCGCCGGTGTGCTGGCCGCGTGTTGGGCTTGGCGGGGCAGTCCAGTTTGCCTGACCAGAAAATCGCGGCGCAGGCGCTGCTTGTAGCCCAGTGCCACCCATGACCCAGGTGCCGCGCTGGTTCATCGGGTGGTTACTTGCTTCTGATGGCGACAGGACGGGCGCCACGCAGGCATCGCTGCCGAAAAACAACCCTGCCCAGTGATCGCGTGTTTGCATGACAAAAATCCCGGCCAATCGGGCGGCGAGCACTGGCCAGAGAGTTTTGTCATGCTGGCGGGTGAACGCTGGATCCTCCTGCAGCCCGAGCTGTCTCAGAAACTCCGCGTAAAATTGCGGTTCCAGACATTGGACACTAATGTGTCCTCCATCTGCGCAGGTGTAACATCGGCTCCAATGCGGACCATCTAGTAAGTTCTGGCCGCGCGCAGCGCCGAAATGACCCGCCTGCTGTAAGGTCATCAAGAGGTTCATCATATGCGCAGAACCATCATAAATCGCGGCATCGACAACACAGCCGCGCGGATCTGCACCTGCCTGTCTACGATCGCGGGCCAGAACAGCCGCCAGCATGCCTGCCACCAGATACAGCGCACCTCCCCCAATATCGCCAACCAACGTCGGTGGGCTGAGTGGCGGCGCGTCCGGCAAACCATCATACCAGAGCGCTCCGGACAGAGCGATGTAGTTCAGATCATGGCCCGCGGTCTGTGATAGCGGGCTGTCCTGACCCCAGCCTGTCATACGCCCGTAGATCAGGCCAGGATTGCGCGCGTGACAGTCAGATGGACCAAGCCCAAGGCGCTCCATCACGCCGGGGCGAAATCCTTCGATCAGCCCGTCAGCGCTTTCGATCAGTTGCAACAGCGTCTCCACATCAGTGGCGGATTTCAGATCCAGCGTGATAGAACGTTTGCCACGGTCGATGATGGGGTTCGACGGTAGCAGCCCAGCGTCAGCGCCGCCTCTGCGGTGGACGCAGATCACATCCGCGCCAAGGTCCGCCAGCATCATCGCGGCAAAGGGCGCGGGGCCAAGGCCCTCAATCTCAATAATGCGAAGTCCTTGTAGCACGGGGTGCCCCCTTAGGTCGTAATCATCATGTGGCGTGGGTCGCCGAGGCATAGCCTAACGGTATCGCCCAGTTTCCCAAGAACGCCGTTGCGGCATGGGTATGATCCGCATGGGCTTCGAGGTGTTTTTCTAAAGAAATCTCTTGAAGCTCTAGCCGCTGTAGCAATTACATAACTGGCTGACTCAAGTATTGCGCAGAAAAGGTGGATCCCGATATGGCGAATGAGGCTAGCGTGCAGTTGGAATGGCGGGTTACTGGAATGGACTGTGGTTCCTGCGCTGCAAAAGTGCGCGGCGCGGTGGAGCGGTTGCCGGGCGTTACGACCGTTGATGTGGCGATGATGGCGGAACGATTGCGTGTGGAACTTGATCCGCAGCAGGGTTCGGCTGGCGTCATTGAAAAGACTGTGCGCGGGCTGGGTTTTGGTGTCAGTCAACGCAGTGGCGCGGATGGCATGACCACTGAAGACAGCGCAGGCAGCTGCTGGGGGGGGGCTGCGCAGGGCCAACCCCAAGGCGCAACTACCCAAGAGACAATGCCCTGGTATCGCAGTGGCAAGGGGCAACTGTTGTTGGGCACAGGGATGTTGCTGGCGCTGGCCTTGGCAATCAAGTTGCTGGCATCACCGACGGTCGGGCTTGTGGCGTTTATGCTGGCGACAGTGATTGGCGTGACACCAGTGGCGCGCCGCGCCTTGGCGATGTTACGCGCAGGTATGCCATTCACCATTGAAATGCTTATGTCGATCGCGGCTATTGGGGCGCTTTTTATCGGGGCGGCAGAAGAGGCCGCTCTGGTTGTCTTCCTGTTTGCTGTGGGTGAAATGTTGGAAGGGGTTGCTGCCAATAAGGCCCGCGATGGTATTCGGGCACTGGCGCAGCTGGTCCCCAAAACAGCACTTCTTGAGCAGGAGGACAGCTTAGCAGAGATCGCCGCAGATCGCTTGAACACGGGACAGATCGTGGTTGTGCGCCCCGGTGATCGTGTACCTGCCGATGGCGAGGTGATCGAGGGGATCTCAGGTGTCGATGAAAGCCCGGTCACCGGTGAAAGCGTGCCGCGTCTAAAAGAGCCGGGCGCCGAGGTTTACGCGGGCTCGATCAATGCCGAAGCCGTGTTGCGGGTGCGGGTTACCCGGGCGGCATCGGATAATACCATCTCCCGGATCATCCGATTGGTTGAGGAAGCCGAGAGCGCGCGTGCGCCCACGGAACGTTTCATTGATCGTTTTAGCCGAATATACATGCCGATTATTGTCAGTATTGCTTTTCTGATTGCTGTGGTGCCGCCCCTGGCCTTTGGTTTGGATTGGGGTACGTGGATTTATCGCGCCCTTGCGCTGTTGTTGATCGGGTGCCCCTGTGCACTGGTGATCAGCGTCCCTGCGGCGATTGCCTCTGCCCTGTCAGCGGGTGCGCGCCACGGTATCCTGCTGAAAGGCGGTGCCGTTATCGAAGCCGCAGCGCGCACCACTGATGTCGCTTTTGACAAGACCGGCACGCTAACCCGCGGACGCCCGCAGGTGACGGATATTGTTGTTATTAAGGGTCATGAGGACGATTTGGTGTCGCGTGCCGCTGCAGTGGAGCGCGGCTCTAGCCACCCGCTGGCCGTGGCGATTTTGGACCATGCCAACAGGGTGGGGCTGGATATCCAAGTCGCCAAAGACGCTCATGCAATGCCGGGTAAAGGCGCGTCTGCGCAGGTCAATGGTGTGCGGCTGACAGTCGGCTCACCACGTTATGCGGGCGATTGCGGCGTGATGGATGATGATGCTTTGGCCAAGGCGCAGAAGATGGAAACTGACGGGAAAACCGTTGTGGCGTTGTTCAGTGATCAGGTCTGTTATGGCTTGATTGCGCTGCGGGATGAACCGCGCGAGGATGCCTTTGGTGCGGTTGCCGCGCTGAAAAAACTGGGAATCCATCCAATTATGCTGACCGGTGACAATGCTCGAACAGCGGCGGCGATTGCCGGACAGTTGGACATCGATCACCGGGCTGAACTGATGCCGCAGGGCAAGGTCGATGCGCTGCGGGGCCTCACCAAAAAATCGCAGGTTATGATGGTCGGTGATGGTATCAACGATGCACCGGCTTTGGCGACCGCTCAGGTCGGCGTTGCCATGGGATCGGGCACCGATGTTGCTTTGGAAACCGCCGATGTTGCGATCCTGCGCAACCGTGTGGCTGACGTGGTCGGCACCATCCGTCTATCACGGGCCACCTTGCGAAACATTCGTCAGAACGTTGCCGTGGCCTTGGGGCTGAAAGGCGTGTTTCTGGTAACCTCGGTGTTTGGGATCACGGGTCTGTGGATAGCTATTCTGGCAGACACGGGCGCGACAGTTCTTGTGACCCTCAATGCGCTGCGACTGCTGTCGTTCAAGCCATCGGGGGGCGCAGCGGATCGCTGACAGGCGCAAACCGGGTGGTGGCAGGATCAATAATGTGGCGGGCGTTCGTCTCCGATGACCACCCCGCCGCCGCCGTCCTGCTCGCGAGAGGCTTCGCGCTGAAATAGCATCGCAACGCGGTGGGTCAG
This window encodes:
- a CDS encoding SlyX family protein — protein: MQHLEEQIAHLTRTVDELSDVINRQQSEIDQLTHRVAMLFQREASREQDGGGGVVIGDERPPHY
- a CDS encoding heavy metal translocating P-type ATPase; its protein translation is MANEASVQLEWRVTGMDCGSCAAKVRGAVERLPGVTTVDVAMMAERLRVELDPQQGSAGVIEKTVRGLGFGVSQRSGADGMTTEDSAGSCWGGAAQGQPQGATTQETMPWYRSGKGQLLLGTGMLLALALAIKLLASPTVGLVAFMLATVIGVTPVARRALAMLRAGMPFTIEMLMSIAAIGALFIGAAEEAALVVFLFAVGEMLEGVAANKARDGIRALAQLVPKTALLEQEDSLAEIAADRLNTGQIVVVRPGDRVPADGEVIEGISGVDESPVTGESVPRLKEPGAEVYAGSINAEAVLRVRVTRAASDNTISRIIRLVEEAESARAPTERFIDRFSRIYMPIIVSIAFLIAVVPPLAFGLDWGTWIYRALALLLIGCPCALVISVPAAIASALSAGARHGILLKGGAVIEAAARTTDVAFDKTGTLTRGRPQVTDIVVIKGHEDDLVSRAAAVERGSSHPLAVAILDHANRVGLDIQVAKDAHAMPGKGASAQVNGVRLTVGSPRYAGDCGVMDDDALAKAQKMETDGKTVVALFSDQVCYGLIALRDEPREDAFGAVAALKKLGIHPIMLTGDNARTAAAIAGQLDIDHRAELMPQGKVDALRGLTKKSQVMMVGDGINDAPALATAQVGVAMGSGTDVALETADVAILRNRVADVVGTIRLSRATLRNIRQNVAVALGLKGVFLVTSVFGITGLWIAILADTGATVLVTLNALRLLSFKPSGGAADR
- a CDS encoding CaiB/BaiF CoA transferase family protein produces the protein MLQGLRIIEIEGLGPAPFAAMMLADLGADVICVHRRGGADAGLLPSNPIIDRGKRSITLDLKSATDVETLLQLIESADGLIEGFRPGVMERLGLGPSDCHARNPGLIYGRMTGWGQDSPLSQTAGHDLNYIALSGALWYDGLPDAPPLSPPTLVGDIGGGALYLVAGMLAAVLARDRRQAGADPRGCVVDAAIYDGSAHMMNLLMTLQQAGHFGAARGQNLLDGPHWSRCYTCADGGHISVQCLEPQFYAEFLRQLGLQEDPAFTRQHDKTLWPVLAARLAGIFVMQTRDHWAGLFFGSDACVAPVLSPSEASNHPMNQRGTWVMGGTGLQAAPAPRFSGQANWTAPPSPTRGQHTGEILDELNQKQR
- the hemE gene encoding uroporphyrinogen decarboxylase, with product MAEQKKLLRALAGETQDVPPIWMMRQAGRYLPEYRATRAEAGDFLSLCYNPELATEVTLQPIRRYGFDAAILFADILLIPQALGADLWFVTGEGPRLSTITTEADFAKLGPVSDIHETLSPIYETVRLLSSALPSETTLIGFAGAPWTVATYMIAGRGTPDQGPAHLLRQENNPLFETLLARITEATIEYLSMQIQAGAEVVKIFDSWAGSLSGDAFEKYALEPCRQITSELKQRHPEVPVIGFPREAGGKYVGFAKATGVDCVALDNSVDPEWAAAHVQVDGCVQGNLASRHMVTGGQELVDDTRRIVSAFGKGPHIFNLGHGITPDASPDNVQLMIDTVRGG